The genomic stretch ATAGGGAAACAGCTTTCTCAGCCAGCGCACAACTTCAATAAACACCACGGTCACAACTCCGAACACCACGCCTGTCAGCACAAGTTGAATCACATACCCTCCCTCCAGCGAGGGCACATCTACAATTGTATGACTCCAGTAGTGAACACCCAAGTACGATGCCACCTGATAAGCAGTGATTCCCGCGATGAAGGACGGCACGAGAACATCATACAGCAGTTGTCCAAGGAACAAGACTTCAATCCCGAATATCGCGCCAGCGACCGGTGTTCCAAACACCGATGCGAATCCTGCTGATATTCCGCAGACCACAAGCTTCTTCCGGTCACGGTCGCTGAGCTTGAGCAATCCTGCAAACCCTGATGCCAGCGATGCTCCTATCTGAGCTGCCGGACCCTCCTTGCCTGCGCTGCCGCCTCCGGCAATCGTCATGATGGTCGCAAGCGTTTTCACAGGCACAACTCGCAGCCGGATTCGTCCGCTCTCATTGTGGACAGCGTCGATGATTCGCTCCGTGCCGTGTCCCTCCGCATCCGGAGCAAGTCTTCTGATGAGGAATACCACTAAGACCATCGTCACCGGCAGGCAATATATCAGATACGAAAACTCTGACGTGCTCTTACTCGCACTGTCCAGCAGCGTCACAAATGCATACGTCGAGCAGCCCACCATCCCCCCCACTGCCAGTGACAATATTGTCCACCGTATCAGTGAGATGAACAGTGCGGACTGCTCTGTGAATGTCGCTGCGACCGTGCGGCCTGAATCGGATATGTGGCTCATCTGTTCTGAGGCTGACTGTCCTGCTTTTTGTCTTCCGTGCGCCGAGATGCCCCTGAATATACGCCTTCTGACTGCTTCCCGCAACCCAATTCACCATTTTACTGAATTCGAGTAAACAGAAAAAGGCCGCAGCACGCTGCGGCCTGATTCCCCTTCTGCCCCTCTGTACTATTCTATCGATACGGACTCGAGCTTAAGGGGCTCATCGCCGCTGAATGTGAACCGGAATGTCAGCAACGCTCCGATTTCCGTGATCATCTGCGTTTCGATTTCTTCTGCATTCACTTCCCGCACGATGACCGGCTCGATGACTCCATAATCTATCAAACTCTGTTCGTACCACTCGCTCCGCTCCTCCGGCGTACGCTTCGCAAGCACCTCCGCCGTGCGATAGCGCTGCGAAAATCTTTCGTACTCCTCGCTTTTGCGAGAGGCAAATACGCGCACAAACTCACCGATGATATCTCCCCGCGCATCTTCAGGCAGCTCCGGCATGGCACGCTCTGACGGAATGATGCGCCGGTATCCATCCTGGTCCCACTTCTCCGGGTTGATCAACAGCTCCTCGATTATCCCCGCGAACG from bacterium encodes the following:
- a CDS encoding chloride channel protein codes for the protein MSHISDSGRTVAATFTEQSALFISLIRWTILSLAVGGMVGCSTYAFVTLLDSASKSTSEFSYLIYCLPVTMVLVVFLIRRLAPDAEGHGTERIIDAVHNESGRIRLRVVPVKTLATIMTIAGGGSAGKEGPAAQIGASLASGFAGLLKLSDRDRKKLVVCGISAGFASVFGTPVAGAIFGIEVLFLGQLLYDVLVPSFIAGITAYQVASYLGVHYWSHTIVDVPSLEGGYVIQLVLTGVVFGVVTVVFIEVVRWLRKLFPYLWPNSYLRAAMGGMLLIGVSVVFGHSVLGLGTNYLELLFEGEPAARTDWIGKIIATAITLESGGSGGVVTPIFFIGATFGSMWGSLIGVNPVTMAALGTTSVLSGAANTPIAASMLAIEMFGPQIGPYAAGCAMVSFIMTGHRSIYPSQVLSASKSDSLRSPLNRPLESSSTGISEEGQEELERVYSLPRRLWEFLSRGIWLSGRK